The following proteins come from a genomic window of Campylobacter concisus:
- a CDS encoding Tgt2/MlaC family protein, whose translation MKILKILTMILLFTTSLFAISKEQIKPEVEMKTTKVIEILKDTNLDNNAKTKEIFALLDPFFDYKQMAKISLGKRYNSLSSDEQAKFDAAFEQKLKSSYIDKLLGYKDQQIHITGESEPQKNRYWLTSELINDGKSYEFVYKFYDAKERGWLIYDLDIVGVSIIQTYRSQFGDVLNNADFNTLLQKLNEAVLPDQNKTNP comes from the coding sequence ATGAAAATTTTAAAAATTCTAACTATGATTCTACTTTTTACAACTAGCCTTTTTGCTATTTCAAAAGAGCAGATCAAGCCTGAAGTAGAGATGAAAACAACAAAGGTTATTGAAATTTTAAAAGATACAAATTTAGACAATAATGCAAAGACAAAAGAAATTTTTGCTCTTCTTGATCCATTTTTTGACTATAAACAAATGGCAAAGATAAGCCTTGGCAAACGCTACAACAGCTTAAGTAGCGACGAGCAAGCTAAATTTGACGCAGCATTTGAGCAAAAACTAAAAAGCTCATACATAGATAAACTTTTAGGCTACAAAGACCAACAGATCCACATCACTGGAGAAAGTGAGCCTCAGAAAAATAGATACTGGCTCACATCTGAGCTTATAAATGATGGCAAGAGCTACGAATTTGTCTATAAATTTTATGACGCTAAAGAGCGTGGTTGGCTCATTTACGATCTTGATATCGTTGGTGTAAGCATCATTCAAACTTATAGAAGTCAGTTTGGCGATGTGCTAAATAACGCTGATTTCAATACTCTTTTACAAAAGCTAAACGAAGCTGTTTTGCCTGATCAAAATAAAACTAACCCTTAA
- the modA gene encoding molybdate ABC transporter substrate-binding protein — MKKFLLLMVAIFAFGNENLLVSAGGGYKKIVEAVAQNLKKDGVNIDTSFANITAIMAQAKEGKTDVIVGDEDFLKKSDLKIAEYVNLGSGALVLATKKGVKIEKVEELKALSKIAMPDAVKTVYGKRANEFMQKANLSGELKDKILAVAGVPQVVTYVLNGEVDAGFINQTELNAHKDEFGSFILIDKALYAPANIVAAKLEGCDKKADCEKFLNELKSERSKEIYTKFGIR; from the coding sequence ATGAAAAAGTTCTTACTTTTAATGGTTGCAATTTTTGCATTTGGTAATGAAAATTTGCTAGTAAGTGCGGGCGGCGGATATAAAAAGATAGTTGAGGCAGTCGCGCAAAATCTCAAAAAAGATGGCGTAAATATCGACACTTCTTTTGCAAACATCACAGCTATCATGGCTCAGGCAAAAGAGGGCAAAACTGACGTGATCGTGGGCGATGAGGACTTTTTGAAAAAGTCTGATCTAAAGATCGCCGAGTATGTAAATTTAGGCTCAGGTGCTTTGGTGCTGGCTACCAAAAAAGGTGTGAAAATTGAAAAAGTTGAAGAGCTAAAAGCGCTTTCTAAGATCGCTATGCCAGATGCTGTAAAGACGGTTTATGGCAAAAGAGCGAATGAATTTATGCAAAAAGCAAATTTAAGTGGCGAGCTAAAGGATAAAATTTTAGCGGTTGCCGGCGTGCCACAAGTCGTTACTTATGTATTAAACGGCGAAGTTGATGCTGGATTTATTAATCAGACCGAACTAAATGCGCACAAAGATGAATTTGGTAGTTTTATCTTGATAGACAAAGCGCTTTACGCTCCAGCAAACATCGTAGCGGCAAAGCTTGAAGGATGCGACAAAAAGGCTGATTGTGAGAAATTTTTAAATGAGCTAAAAAGTGAGAGATCAAAAGAAATTTACACTAAATTTGGCATAAGATAA
- a CDS encoding MlaA family lipoprotein → MKFLLSIFFSLLLACANTDINTNSESDEFDVEFEARKDVFDPLSGYNRMMTHANDFIYVNMLTPVAKGYAYVVPKTARTMVSNFFDNLLFPVRFVNNLLQFKFQNAGEETLRFLANTIIGFGGLTDGAKYYNLKAHDEDFGQTLGYWGLGGGFHIVWPLIGPSNLRDTGGMVGDYFADPISYIDPILLSTGIKSYRAFNSFSQDPTAYEKLRKDAIDLYPFLRDAYEQRRDKLIKE, encoded by the coding sequence ATGAAATTTTTGCTTTCTATCTTTTTTAGTTTGCTTTTAGCCTGTGCTAATACGGACATAAATACGAATAGCGAAAGCGATGAATTTGATGTTGAATTTGAAGCAAGAAAAGATGTTTTTGACCCGCTTAGTGGCTACAATAGAATGATGACACATGCAAATGACTTTATCTATGTAAATATGCTAACTCCGGTGGCAAAAGGCTATGCATACGTTGTGCCAAAAACAGCTAGAACAATGGTTTCAAATTTCTTTGACAACCTTCTTTTCCCAGTTCGCTTTGTAAATAACTTACTTCAGTTTAAATTTCAAAATGCTGGCGAAGAGACATTGAGATTTTTAGCAAATACGATAATAGGCTTTGGCGGACTAACAGACGGAGCAAAATACTACAATCTCAAAGCTCACGATGAAGATTTTGGACAAACGCTTGGATATTGGGGGCTTGGCGGTGGTTTTCATATCGTTTGGCCACTTATTGGACCATCAAATTTAAGAGATACTGGTGGCATGGTCGGAGATTATTTTGCTGATCCTATTAGCTACATTGATCCTATACTTTTATCAACTGGTATCAAGTCATATAGAGCGTTTAATAGCTTTTCACAAGATCCAACTGCTTATGAAAAACTAAGAAAAGATGCTATTGATCTTTATCCATTTTTACGCGATGCTTACGAGCAAAGACGCGACAAGCTTATCAAGGAGTAA
- a CDS encoding TOBE domain-containing protein, which translates to MKADINLELFLGEDTQVLAKHITLLKAIKETKSITKAAELVGISYKNAWDCLDTINNKSSKPLIIRADGNKKNSGSELSEYANKLIKIYDAILETQKDFLQKICQKVDFEDVDIVNLQRMNMNLSARNQLSCEIIGINRGAVNSQIIAKLSNGCTLESNITVESEKNLGLKVGQKVIYIFKAPAVILAKDLDIKISTKNQLKGEVIEAKIGAVNAEITLKLSDEQTLTAIITKDSAIQMKIGVGDTLLAIVKSSQIIIGV; encoded by the coding sequence TTGAAAGCAGATATAAATTTAGAACTATTTTTAGGCGAAGATACACAGGTTTTAGCTAAACATATTACATTATTAAAGGCCATAAAAGAGACAAAAAGTATCACAAAAGCAGCAGAATTGGTTGGCATATCATACAAAAATGCTTGGGACTGCCTTGATACGATAAATAATAAAAGTAGCAAGCCGCTTATTATTAGAGCTGATGGAAATAAAAAAAATAGTGGCTCCGAGCTAAGCGAGTATGCCAATAAACTGATAAAAATTTATGATGCCATTCTTGAGACTCAAAAGGATTTTTTGCAAAAAATTTGTCAGAAAGTAGATTTTGAGGATGTAGATATTGTAAATCTTCAAAGAATGAATATGAACTTAAGTGCCAGAAATCAGCTCTCTTGCGAGATTATTGGCATAAACCGCGGTGCGGTAAATTCTCAAATAATTGCAAAACTAAGTAATGGCTGTACGCTTGAGTCAAACATTACAGTCGAGAGTGAGAAAAATTTAGGACTAAAAGTTGGACAAAAAGTTATTTATATTTTTAAAGCTCCAGCTGTCATTTTGGCTAAGGATCTAGATATAAAAATAAGCACAAAAAATCAATTAAAAGGCGAAGTGATCGAAGCAAAGATAGGTGCTGTAAATGCCGAAATCACTTTAAAACTAAGTGATGAACAGACTTTAACTGCTATCATCACAAAAGACAGTGCTATCCAGATGAAAATAGGCGTTGGCGATACACTTTTAGCAATAGTAAAATCATCTCAAATCATTATAGGAGTATAA
- a CDS encoding efflux RND transporter permease subunit has translation MRQIFKFIIAKNKLIIALILALSVVFGYLSTKLSVDASAETLLLEHDPDLKAYREIAKRYDSPGFLVVAFTPKDDLFSPKNLELIKNLGDELAKNDMVNSVISIINIPLLNSVKGGITGILDHTPTLQDKDINISKAKLEFAKSPIYSGNLISKDLKTTAIALNLKQDEKFNELVNERNLLSQKESNGTITQAERLKLEALAYEFKAYRDELRKSDHENLEAIKATIAKFNANDELFLGGANMIADDMIGFIKSDLLVYGLSVLALLSFSLWLFFRQVRWIVLPMFICAVSAIFTTGVFGIFDWEVTVISSNYIALQLIITISTVIHLVVSYREFFAKHPKYSQNQLIYLTLRDKFSPSFWAIFTTVIGFSSLMSANIKPVIMLGVMMSTGISVSLVLAFLLFGAINVNLEKLAPIRTFENSFKFTKYCANLALNSRKIIYVVCVLVVCFGIYGISKIKVENSFIGYFKESTEIRQGMQVIDTKLGGTIPVDVIVKFKEQKQDKNAEQDEFENEFESNAKDAKYWFNSYHTRVAEKIHDYLKEQKFVGHVSSLATLIKAIKELNNGASDDFLLAAMYEKLPQNYKNILLSPYVSVENDELRFSIRIVDSDSELRRNLFLKELREGLLELTKNDNVSIEVAGMMVLYNNMLQNLLSSQVDTFGLTVAILFVIFCFIFRSIKLATIAIVSNLIPLCTLFGVMGFFGIPLDVMSITIAAISIGIGVDDIIHYIHRFKEEMLTKSVFESIKAAHASIGYAMYYTSFTIFLGFSVMITSNFIPTIYFGLLTDLVMVFMLLGALIILPSLIASFVKKSDI, from the coding sequence ATGCGACAAATTTTTAAATTTATCATTGCTAAAAACAAGCTTATTATTGCTCTAATTTTAGCTTTAAGCGTAGTTTTTGGCTATCTTAGTACCAAGCTTAGTGTTGATGCATCAGCTGAAACGCTACTGCTTGAGCATGATCCTGACTTAAAAGCTTATAGAGAGATAGCCAAACGCTACGACTCACCTGGATTTTTAGTGGTTGCTTTTACTCCAAAAGATGATCTTTTTTCACCTAAAAATTTAGAACTTATCAAAAATTTAGGTGATGAACTAGCTAAAAACGATATGGTAAATAGCGTCATCTCTATAATAAATATTCCGCTTTTAAATAGTGTAAAAGGCGGGATTACTGGTATCTTAGATCATACCCCAACGCTGCAAGATAAAGATATAAATATTTCAAAAGCAAAGCTCGAGTTTGCCAAAAGCCCGATTTACAGCGGAAATTTGATAAGCAAAGATCTAAAAACCACAGCTATTGCTCTAAATTTAAAGCAAGATGAGAAATTTAATGAGCTTGTAAATGAAAGAAATTTACTTAGCCAAAAAGAGTCAAACGGTACTATCACACAAGCTGAGCGACTTAAACTAGAGGCTCTTGCCTATGAGTTTAAAGCCTACCGAGACGAGCTTAGAAAGAGCGATCACGAAAACCTTGAGGCCATAAAAGCAACCATAGCTAAATTTAACGCAAATGACGAGCTATTCTTAGGCGGTGCAAATATGATTGCTGATGATATGATAGGCTTTATAAAGAGCGATCTTTTGGTCTATGGCTTAAGCGTACTTGCTCTTCTTAGCTTTAGTTTGTGGCTATTTTTCAGGCAGGTTAGATGGATAGTTTTACCGATGTTTATATGTGCCGTAAGTGCTATTTTTACGACCGGAGTTTTTGGTATATTTGACTGGGAAGTGACGGTCATTAGCTCAAACTACATCGCACTTCAGCTCATCATTACTATTTCAACAGTCATCCATCTAGTCGTTAGCTATAGAGAATTTTTCGCAAAGCATCCAAAATATAGCCAAAATCAGCTAATTTATCTAACGCTTCGTGATAAATTCTCTCCATCTTTTTGGGCGATATTTACCACGGTTATTGGCTTTAGCTCGCTTATGAGTGCTAACATAAAGCCAGTTATCATGCTTGGCGTTATGATGAGTACTGGCATTAGCGTTTCGCTTGTGCTTGCGTTTTTGCTATTTGGCGCGATAAATGTAAATTTAGAAAAATTAGCTCCCATTAGAACCTTTGAAAATAGCTTTAAATTTACAAAATACTGCGCAAATTTAGCCTTAAACTCAAGAAAGATCATCTACGTAGTTTGTGTGCTAGTTGTCTGTTTTGGCATTTATGGTATCAGTAAGATAAAGGTTGAAAATAGCTTCATTGGCTATTTTAAAGAAAGCACAGAAATTCGCCAAGGAATGCAAGTCATTGATACTAAGCTTGGTGGCACGATACCAGTTGATGTGATAGTGAAATTTAAAGAACAAAAACAAGATAAAAATGCTGAGCAAGATGAGTTTGAAAATGAGTTTGAAAGCAACGCTAAGGATGCAAAATACTGGTTTAATAGCTATCACACAAGGGTTGCTGAGAAGATTCACGATTATCTAAAAGAGCAAAAATTTGTCGGACATGTAAGCTCACTAGCAACCCTTATAAAAGCCATAAAAGAGCTAAATAACGGCGCGAGTGATGATTTTTTATTAGCTGCGATGTATGAGAAATTACCACAAAATTATAAAAATATCTTATTAAGCCCTTATGTAAGCGTTGAAAATGATGAACTTAGATTTAGTATAAGGATCGTCGATAGTGACTCTGAGCTTAGACGAAATTTATTTCTAAAAGAGCTTAGAGAAGGGCTTTTAGAGCTTACTAAAAATGACAATGTAAGCATAGAAGTTGCCGGCATGATGGTGCTTTATAACAATATGCTTCAAAATTTACTTAGCTCGCAAGTTGATACTTTTGGGCTAACTGTCGCTATACTTTTTGTCATATTTTGCTTTATTTTTAGAAGCATAAAGCTAGCAACCATTGCGATAGTTTCAAATTTAATCCCACTTTGCACACTCTTTGGCGTGATGGGATTTTTTGGCATTCCGCTTGATGTGATGAGTATAACGATCGCAGCCATTAGTATTGGTATCGGTGTTGATGATATCATTCACTACATACACCGCTTTAAAGAAGAAATGCTTACAAAAAGTGTTTTTGAGAGTATTAAAGCTGCTCATGCAAGCATCGGATATGCGATGTATTACACATCGTTCACCATTTTTCTTGGCTTTAGTGTGATGATAACTAGCAATTTTATTCCAACTATATATTTTGGCTTACTAACCGATCTTGTTATGGTTTTTATGCTTCTTGGCGCGCTAATCATCTTACCAAGCCTAATAGCAAGCTTTGTAAAAAAGAGCGATATTTAA
- the modA gene encoding molybdate ABC transporter substrate-binding protein: MRKVFKFLCVAALLAINAFGAEVNVYAAANTTYAFPELIKEFNKLHPDAKINLTLGASGGLVTQIQNSAPADIFMAADMGFAQKAYDTGFAVAAPKVYAQGAVAIFSIRNVDFKKGIEVVRGLKAISIANPQTAPYGKASIEALKNAKLYDEVEKNIVYAQKISETLSQALSASDVGFIAASALFDEKMAKYKEGVNYIFVPQELYTPIDQGIVLLKHAGKNDDAKAFYEFILGDKSREIFKKFGYNVPAK, translated from the coding sequence ATGAGAAAAGTTTTTAAATTTTTATGTGTGGCAGCTTTGCTTGCCATAAACGCATTTGGTGCTGAAGTAAATGTATATGCTGCAGCAAACACAACATACGCATTTCCAGAGCTTATAAAAGAGTTTAATAAGCTTCACCCAGATGCTAAGATCAACCTAACTCTTGGCGCAAGCGGTGGTCTTGTTACTCAGATACAAAATTCAGCTCCAGCTGATATCTTTATGGCTGCTGATATGGGCTTTGCACAAAAAGCTTATGACACAGGATTTGCAGTAGCTGCTCCAAAAGTTTATGCACAAGGCGCTGTTGCTATCTTTTCTATTAGAAATGTTGATTTCAAAAAAGGTATTGAAGTTGTTCGTGGCTTAAAAGCGATCTCTATCGCAAATCCACAAACTGCACCATACGGCAAAGCTAGTATAGAGGCCCTTAAAAACGCAAAGCTTTATGATGAAGTAGAAAAAAATATCGTTTATGCTCAAAAAATTTCTGAGACTCTATCTCAAGCATTAAGTGCTTCTGATGTAGGCTTTATCGCTGCTAGTGCACTTTTTGATGAGAAAATGGCAAAATACAAAGAGGGCGTTAATTACATCTTTGTTCCACAAGAGCTATACACTCCGATCGATCAAGGCATAGTTCTTCTAAAACATGCTGGAAAAAATGATGATGCAAAAGCATTTTATGAGTTTATCTTAGGTGATAAATCAAGAGAAATTTTCAAGAAATTTGGTTACAACGTTCCAGCTAAATGA
- a CDS encoding BON domain-containing protein: protein MILKFSVFAFLALFFCSCSSVLSPATAPLNVYDAYSISRDKRGIYSITRDKFIQSKLQSKILFSKGLSNIDIEIEVFYGDAYLIGLVDSKELEDKLVELAKSTDGVRKIYTYLRIKKPEYPCDSLKILANLKQNLFKDSIVEGTNVRVSIVGCDVVFSGVVDSIEQEKHAIWYAKHIDGVADVYSFIKVIK from the coding sequence CTGATTTTAAAATTTAGCGTTTTTGCATTTTTGGCTCTATTTTTTTGCTCTTGTTCCTCGGTTCTTTCTCCAGCAACTGCGCCGCTAAATGTATATGATGCGTACTCTATTTCGCGTGATAAACGTGGTATTTACTCGATCACAAGAGATAAATTTATACAAAGCAAATTGCAAAGCAAAATTTTATTTTCAAAAGGTCTTAGTAATATCGACATCGAGATAGAGGTTTTTTACGGAGATGCTTATCTTATCGGACTCGTTGATAGTAAAGAGCTTGAAGATAAGCTAGTAGAATTAGCCAAAAGCACAGATGGAGTGCGGAAAATTTATACCTATCTTCGTATCAAAAAGCCAGAGTATCCATGCGATAGTCTAAAAATTCTTGCAAACTTAAAGCAAAATCTTTTTAAAGATAGTATAGTTGAGGGCACAAATGTGCGTGTTAGCATAGTTGGCTGCGATGTTGTATTTAGCGGCGTAGTTGATAGCATTGAACAAGAAAAACATGCTATTTGGTATGCTAAGCATATTGATGGCGTGGCCGATGTCTACTCGTTCATCAAAGTTATCAAATAA
- a CDS encoding nicotinate phosphoribosyltransferase, giving the protein MNELELKLQGKIDRLTDKTFRLDPRIGEGYFTAKYFLKVNEIIKQNLPDQHVTMQFFQRRDDIVLCGIDEVLAVINKFAKDPSELEIYALNDGDIINANEPVLKISGKYENFGFLENVIDATLTRRSCVATNSRDVIRAANGKDVFSMADRQDDICTQPGDGYASFVGGIKKVATDAQGELTGLKGGGTMPHALIQMCGGDIVKASEIYAKTFENEKITALVDYNNDVIIDALKAANALKERLGAVRVDTSKNLIDKYFDDKDTSGFDPHGVCKELIFALREALDKAGFKYVKIVVSSGFSPKIIEDFEAHNTPVDTYGVGSYLVKNDICGFTGDLVELNGKNEAKFGRKNFASDKLKRVKF; this is encoded by the coding sequence ATGAACGAACTTGAGCTAAAGTTGCAAGGCAAGATAGATAGGCTAACAGACAAGACCTTTAGGCTAGATCCAAGGATCGGTGAGGGTTATTTCACGGCGAAATATTTTCTAAAAGTAAATGAGATAATTAAGCAAAATTTACCCGATCAGCATGTGACGATGCAGTTTTTCCAAAGGCGCGATGATATCGTGCTTTGCGGCATTGACGAGGTTTTAGCCGTCATTAATAAATTTGCCAAAGACCCAAGCGAGCTTGAAATTTATGCACTTAATGATGGCGATATAATAAATGCAAACGAGCCAGTTTTAAAGATAAGCGGCAAGTATGAAAATTTTGGCTTTTTAGAAAACGTGATCGACGCGACCCTTACTAGAAGAAGCTGCGTGGCGACAAATTCAAGAGACGTGATAAGAGCGGCAAATGGCAAGGACGTCTTTAGCATGGCAGACAGGCAAGATGACATCTGCACGCAACCAGGCGACGGCTATGCATCATTTGTAGGCGGCATCAAAAAGGTCGCTACAGATGCTCAGGGCGAGCTTACTGGGCTAAAAGGTGGTGGCACCATGCCTCATGCGCTTATTCAAATGTGCGGTGGAGATATAGTAAAAGCCTCAGAAATTTATGCTAAAACCTTTGAAAATGAGAAGATCACGGCATTGGTGGACTATAACAACGACGTGATCATAGATGCATTAAAGGCTGCAAATGCCTTAAAAGAGAGGCTTGGCGCGGTTAGAGTCGATACTAGTAAAAATTTGATTGATAAATATTTTGATGATAAGGATACTAGCGGGTTTGACCCACATGGCGTTTGCAAGGAGCTTATATTTGCTCTAAGAGAGGCGCTTGATAAAGCTGGCTTTAAATACGTTAAAATCGTCGTTAGCTCAGGCTTTAGTCCTAAGATTATAGAAGATTTTGAAGCTCATAACACGCCGGTTGATACTTATGGCGTTGGAAGTTATCTTGTTAAAAATGACATTTGTGGCTTTACTGGCGATCTAGTCGAGCTAAACGGCAAAAATGAGGCTAAATTTGGCAGGAAAAATTTCGCTTCAGATAAGCTAAAGAGAGTGAAATTTTAA
- a CDS encoding molybdate ABC transporter permease subunit, with protein MQELSWLFDPLFLSIKVVLCQGALLIVFGLALAYYLAFSKAKFKAILEVIVTFPLIFPPIATGFLLLYLLGKNGIVGKALNLEIIFSFKALVLAAFIASLPLFVKPVASALGSLSKSLSEAAYSLGKDKFQTAIFVLFPCVAKSVASAFILAISRGLGEVGITLILGGNIIGKTDTISLAIYNAVYDGKSDEALVLSLVLVVLSFILFGIINLLDKSKI; from the coding sequence TTGCAAGAGCTCTCTTGGCTTTTTGATCCGCTATTTTTAAGCATAAAGGTCGTTTTGTGCCAAGGGGCTTTGCTTATCGTTTTTGGGCTGGCTCTGGCTTATTATTTAGCTTTTAGTAAGGCTAAATTTAAAGCTATTTTAGAGGTGATCGTAACTTTTCCGCTCATCTTTCCGCCCATTGCTACTGGATTTTTACTGCTTTATCTGCTTGGCAAAAATGGTATCGTCGGCAAGGCTTTAAATTTAGAAATTATTTTTAGTTTTAAGGCTCTTGTGCTAGCTGCTTTTATAGCCTCTTTACCACTATTTGTAAAGCCTGTCGCTTCTGCTCTTGGCTCACTTTCAAAAAGCCTAAGTGAAGCAGCATACAGCCTTGGGAAAGATAAATTTCAAACAGCTATTTTCGTGCTCTTTCCATGCGTTGCGAAAAGCGTAGCATCAGCTTTTATTTTAGCGATCTCGCGTGGACTTGGCGAGGTTGGCATAACACTAATTTTGGGTGGCAATATCATAGGCAAAACAGACACTATTTCGCTTGCTATTTATAATGCCGTATACGATGGTAAAAGCGATGAAGCACTAGTTTTAAGCCTTGTTTTGGTTGTATTAAGTTTTATTTTGTTTGGGATTATAAATTTGCTTGATAAAAGCAAAATCTAA